The Tenrec ecaudatus isolate mTenEca1 chromosome 4, mTenEca1.hap1, whole genome shotgun sequence region CGCTCCTTTCTGCTGACGGTTTCAAGCTGGTGGACGGGCTCATGTCCTGTCTTGTGTCCTCTGCCACATAAATGTCTGAGTGGGTGAATGGAGCGGCACAGCATCGTGACTGCTCTGCGAGGAACGCTGTGACAGAAGTGGAGCTCAGCCTGTACTGGTGCTGGTGGGAAAGCACGGCGAGCGACCCAGGCTCTGCACACGAGGGGTGCGGATGTGGGCCAAGGTGAACCGCCAGTGTCTGCCCCACCATGAATAGATAGCACGCTCTATGTGAAGGCGTCCTGGGGAGCTTCACAAAGAAGGGATTTAACCGTTAGACCCTCAGCAGATAGAGACACCCCAGATGAACCAGgggagttggggggggagggCATGGAGGTGGGAAGGTGCAAGCCCACGTCCCTAGTGGTATGGCTTAGTGGAGGGCTGATCTGGAAAGGCGAAGCGGGCCTTTGAAAGCCAGAGTCCTTCTGCTGAATCCTGAGTGAGGACCTGGGTGTCTGGAGGTTTCGCCAGGTCCTCAGCATCAGAAGTGGCGACCTCATGCAGAAGACCAGGCCTAGGGGTGGGAtaaagactggtggaacccccgaGCATGGCCTTGAGGCCGGGCACTAAGCTCACCCCCAAGGCTCGGTTTTCAATTAAACAGCGGACAGGCCTGCAAGGTAAACTAGGAAGGTACACCCTCCTTAGACTAATCCACCCTCTGAGATCAAGGGCCAAGTTGAAAGGgtcaggaagggaggagggaggggactggagacgcagggaggaagtgggccgGACCGCATTCAATGAAGTTGGAAATGAATGAGCGGACATCCAGCTTTTTAAAGAGTGGCGTGGACGATGGGAAGATGAAGCAGCCCCAAACAAACCCAGCGAAGAACCCTTCACAGTCATAACCGTGAGCCCCTTCGACTGCGCACACTGGAGAACCgggctctggggcacaggacgCGGTTCATCCTGTGGTTTTGACTTCTTGCTACAATCCAGTgagaggcaggcagccaggcaccaGCTGTGCTCCCGGCGGGCGATCCTGTTTAGAGAGCGCTGTCACCTGTGTCTGCAAGGCGTCCTTCGAGCTCACTCTCTCCGACACACCCACACCAGGCCGTGGCAGTTTCTCGGGGAGCTGAGGCCCTTGCTCAGGTACCTGTCCAAGGAAAACTTTAACATGAGGAGCGGGAGAGCTCTCTTTGAAGTTCTCCACCCccctattcttttttattttttgaacagttttattggcacttcagccACCATGTAATACAATTCACTAATTTGttcatcaagaagaattgtgcagTTCTCACCACATGCaactctagaacattttcttcttccttgtactcattgttactcatgtaacatttattttttcGAATTGTGGCAAAAACACAGACAAGAAACCATTCTCCAGCCccccaacttctacatgtataattcagtgccattgataacACTTCGTGTTGCAGATccactattgatatccttttcccaaTTATCCCACCACATTGATCGAAACTCAGTGTGCCCTAAGCAACAACCTTGGAACGCCCCACAAACGTGTGTGCCTGCCCTGCCCAGAGGCCAGGCAGATCCCGGCAGCGTCCCCATTGTGGTGTGGGTGTGGCCACGGCCAGCACGTCCTCCGTTTAAGACTACTGAGTTGGCTTTGGGGATAGGGGGAAAAACCACAGTTGACTTTTTCTAGCACGGATTCTCCCCCCGGCCCGCGATCATGCACTGTGTGGTGCACCCCTGGGTGTGGGGTCTGCCTGGCTGCCTGTCTTCTTGGCTGTGTTCGTGACGTGGGGTGGCAGGATCGGGAAGGGAGACTAGGAGGAACAAACTTCAGAGAGAAGTGTATGAGCCGCCATCTTCCGGCTTCCCATCTGGTAGCAGCTTGATTTTGAAATTGTCTCTGAGAGGTGCTTGAGTAGTAGATGAACAAACACCACAACTCGCCGCTATCAAGTCACCTCTGACCCAGAGGCTGGCGTTGAGCtgtcctgtggtttctgagacggaaactctttgggagtagaaacccccttCTTTCTcacaggggtttgaactgctgaccttgcggtgagccgTCCGATGCACAGCTGAGCAAAGGTGCGAAACCCCTGCTGGAAACAAGACCTTCCACACCAGCCAACATGTGTACACTGGGAAGGCAAGCCCCTGGACAGTGGCTGGTGTGTAGCTCTGGAGCCTTCGACAAAGCTAGGCCATCGTGCATGGGATTCAGCAAGAGTGGGGCGGGAGGAGCCGGAATCAATGCCACCTAAATCTACAGGGATAACACGGCTCTGGGCTTAGGTGTTTTTCTTGAAATGTATTAGGACAAGAACTAGtgcttgattatatatatatatatatatatatatatatatatatatatatatatatatatatatatatatatatatatatagtgcagCAGCTTCATGTGATAACGGCTAAAAGAGTGGGGGAAGCCTCTGACCAGCCCTCTCCCACCGTCCCTTCCCGTTTGTAGGATCAGGTTCCAGGGCGGCGACACCAGCTTTTACGGCTGGCTCTGCAGACAAGGGCCTCGCTGTGGGCAAGCCCAGCAAAGTCTAGAATGCCCAACCAGAATCAGGCAGGTGTATCCCCAAGTGGTTGGTGACTGCTTAGAGTGCGCCCCATCGgcgactcatccttccctgccaAGCTCGGTGCCCTCGGGGAAGCCTTTGTGTGCCTGAACCGGAGATGCAGCACCAAAGACCGTGTGGGAGGCCCACGTCAAGATGAGACCCTGGCATGAATGTGCAAGCAGGGGCTGTGGTAACAATGCCTTTCATAAGGCTACCAAGCTAGACCCCAGTGGCTGGAGAATGAAAAGTCCCCAAAGATGCTAGTCTGCTCCATtccctgccccccagcccccatcTCTCCAGGTATTCCCCCACGTCTCCGGGGTCTGAGACTCACCGCGGTTTCGCTCACGGTGGCGGGTGCAGTTCAGTCCAGAGGGAAGCCCGATGCTGGGGCCACAGGACACGCTCCCCTCGAGGCTTTTCCCCGGGGACGAGACCACaccccctgcttctcagagggcccattttatacacagcagggtcCTGTTCACAATTGCTTATCAGTGTCCTCTCCCACCTTCTCATGagctccatgcagggaaaggtcatttcgtGGGTACAGCTCTCACCCTGATGTAAGAGTGTTCTCTCCCCCTGAACGGTAGCTTACTGATGTTTCTATGATCCGAGGCCTCCAGTGAGATGTTTCCAGCAAGCATTGGCTTCCTGTAATCTTAATCAGCCAGGCTTTCCCCGGCCGCTCCAGAAACAGGTTTCTCTCTGCTCTCAGCGGTAGCATGCAATTCCCGACAGCCATTGTAAGCGCTAGTAAGGAAGATAACCgtcaaaggaagaaagaaggcaGCTCGAGCCACACTCTCGACTAAAGTCAACACTCAATctcgtccccttcctgttctCGGAGAAAATGTCTCCCAAATGGGACCCCAGGCACAGGCGAATGAAATCTAGACTAATTGTCCTAGGGCTGGCAGGGCCCTATCGGTTGACTATACCTCAGGGGCTGTTCGCACACATCTGTGGAGCATGTGTGGGGTGCTGCGTTCAGGAGGATGTGGGGTGGGCAGTGGTCCAAGGAGGCTTCTCAGAAGAGGCAATGTTTTTCAAGCTTGCCTGGTACTTACTGCCTTACCTGCTTGTGCCTCACATCCAGGACCTGCACGTGCCCAATGAAGACCGCATTAAGCAGCTGCTGGGGCAGGATGCCTGGACCTCACAGAAAAGCGAGCTGGCCGGCTTCTACCCCCGGCTCATGGCCAAGTCAGACACGGGCAAGATTGGTCTGATCAATCTGGGCAACACATGCTACGTCAACAGCATCCTTCAGGCACTGTTCATGGCTTCTGAGTAGGTGCTGGCTCCACTCCTTCCACCTGGGCTCCCTGGGGAGACATGCCCAGGAGGGGAGCTGGGAatggaggtgggagggtgggtcttATCTGGCAATGTGGGCATGATTCCCTGGGGCCTGTGGACACCAGAAGGGCAGGCGAGAGACTCCAGAGGCCAGAGGTCATTGCCATGGTTGTAGGTCAAGTGGGGCGAGAACTCAAGATGAGGCTTTGGGTGGAACTGCAGTGGGCTGGCCGACGCCACTGACTCCTCCCCAGGGGTCCACTGGGCGTCAATGAGGTCTTCCAGGGCAAAGCACCCACCCTCTCCCCCAGCATTAGAGCTCCCTTGTCAACAAGCCGAGCGAAGGCAATCATGGAGTCCAGTCGTTGGCCTCAAGTGAGCATCCTCTCAGTTCCTCAGTAGCAGGGGTAGGCGCCCTCAACTCTAGGGCACCCTTTTGGTTTAGTTTTTCTGATTTCCATTCTTTTGCAGGCCACTGGTTTTGTAACACCTGCTTTAAAATGGCTTaccagaaagatggtcatgtgctGGTACGCTTGTAGCAATGTCCAGCCACTCTAAAAGCGTCCTCAGGGTCTGCACGGGCCACAGACACACCCAGCTACTCCGTGGAATTCGTCTGGAGAAACCCATGACCTATCTGCTCCTGGTTTTTCCCGGGACCTGGATTTGATGGGCTTCAGGGATCGTGGGCATGAGGGAGGGGCTCTTTCCTGTCTCCCTCTAAGTAGGAGCTTACCAGCCCTGTTGTGATCTCTGCTCTCATCACCTCCCCACTGTCACTTGAAGTCAGGGTAGTAGGAACTGTGGGCTGTGGAGGGTGGAGAAAGGTGGGCATTCTGAAGGCTGTTTCCTGGACAGGCAGGGGGCCTTCCAGAAGGGACAACTTAGAGCCCAGGAGCCACAGGACCTTAAGACAGAGTCCTTGAGCTGGAGGGCTGGAAGGGAATGCAGGGGTTATCTCGCTGCACCGTTTGTTATCCAAACCAAGGCTACTGCCCGGTCCCCGACGGCAGACACGCCCGCCTGGCTGTGCACCTGCTCCCCCTCCTCTTTGCCTTGCTGTGCTCCAGACTTGAGCTAGAAATTCCAGCTCTGTTGTCAGCCAGAGCTCTGAGGCTCCTGCAGGATGGGGTGGGGTATGGAGGCTCCCAGGGGCTCACCCTGGGGTTTCCTGCTTTGAAGCTTCAGACACTGCGTGCTGCGTTTGACTGAGAACAACTCACAGCCTTTGATGACCAAGCTACAGTGGCTCTTTGCCTTCCTGGAGCTCAGCCAGGTGAGtagcgggggaggggaggggtacaGCCCCGTGAGTCGGGTGGGGCATAGCGGGTGAGTAGTGGGGACTAGGGTGGGATATCGCCAGGCGAGTGCAGAAGAGTAGAGTGGGGAGAGAGCATGCTGTCCACCCTCCATGATATTTGACTGACACCCTTCACTCCCTGCACCTGGCTCTAGCCCACGTTCAGGACTCATACCCCAAGCCCATGGGGAACAGAATGTCCTGGTAGGCCAGGAGAGGGTGCCTCACGAGCCGTGCCCGTGCTGTGGCAAGCAAGTCAGCCCTCCAGGCTGGTGGCTTCATTCACTGGGCCATCATTGTTTGAGCCCCTCATCCCCCTGCATGCCGCAGGCTGTCAGAGGCCCTGGCAACAGATAGCACCAAAAGCCCATGGCCGGGCATTCTGCGTGGTCCAGGGAGGAGGACACCACAGCCCTTGCCTCCTGGAGGTCCTGGCTTGGTGGCGTGGCACTTAAACGGAATCAGCGTGTTAGGGGCCTGCAGGGAGGGCGCCTTGGGAAGACATCGTGGACCAGGGGACACTGGAGGGGAGATTCTGTTTGGGTAGCAGGAAGGGCAGCCATCAAAGGCCTGGGGAGAAGTTAAGAGGTGTCTGGGAATTATAattccttagagcagtggttctcaaccttcctaatgctgcagccgttaatacagttcctcaggttgtggtgacgcccaactataacattttcgttgctacttcatcactgtcattttgctactgttatgaatcaggcaacccctgtgaaagggtaattggacccccaagggggtcgcgacccacaggatgagaaccgctgccttagaggaaGAGCCTGCACCCCTTATCTGGATTTCAGTCAGGAAGCTGGGAAGTCGGGGGCAGAGACTCTTTGCCCAAGGCTGACCGTTTTCCCCTGCCTCCGCCCTAGCGGCCTGCCATTTCCCCAGAGAACTTCCTCTCAGCGTCCTGGACGCCCTGGTTCAGCCCGGGCACCCAGCAGGACTGCTCCGAGTACCTGAAGTACCTGCTGGATCGGTAAGCGAGCGCCAGGGCTCTAGGTGTGGGGTGTGGGTGGTGGCGGCAGCCCGGGGCTCCAGGTCTAGAGAGAGTCCCTGGGGAAGTCCCATACTCCATCTTCCCGGCAACGCACCTGTGTTGTGCATGTGCGAGTAGTGGAGCCGGGGGCAGGGTGGGCACCGAGTGTGGGGGCAGGAGGGTCAGTGTGAAGGCAGCAGGGCACTGCAGCACCCACTGCGTCCGTGGGAAGGGGAGGTGGTGTTTGCACACTGCTGCGCGTGCCTGAGGCTGCCCTTGGCCACGTGTGTGTCACTGGCCCGGGGCACACACACTTGGCGTGTGGGCGAGTGGAGAGCCACGGGCACGTGGCCGTGCCCATCTCCGCCTGCGGCGTGGCCAGAGGAGCGGGCTGGCGGTCCCTGGTGGTGGCCGGCGCGCTCTGCATGTGCGCCCGCTCGCTCGCTCCCCGCCGCAGGCTGCACGAGGAGGAGAGGACGGGCGCCCGCATCTGCCGCACGCTGCAGCAGTCCCGCTCGCCCTCGCCGCCCGAGGAGGCGCCCGGCCCCAGCCCGACGGCCGTGGAGAAAATGTTCGGGGGCAAGATCGTGACGCGCATCCGCTGCCTGCGCTGCCTCCACGTCTCGTCCAGGGAGGAGGCCTTCACGGACCTGTCCCTGGCCTTCCCCCCGCCCGAGCGCTGTCGCCGCCGCCGCCTGGGCTCGGTGATGCTCCCCGCGGAGGAGGCGCGGGCCCCGGCCCCCGGGCGGCGGCAGCGGAAGCACTGCATCACCGGGGACGTCCCGCCCAGCGTCTGGGACCTGGCCGGCCTGGCCTCCCCGGGGCCCGGGCCCGGGCGGCCGCGCGGGGAGCAGGCGCAGGTGCGCGCGGCGGAGGAAGGGGAGGGCGGcgcggaggcggcggcggcggcggcggcgggagagGACCCGCGGGAGCAGGAGCGGCAGGAggagcagaaggaggaggagaaggaggaggagaagggcgagaaggagaaggagaaggaggcggAGAACGAGAAGGAGGAGGACGAGCACAGCCCAGCGCCGGGCGCGCGCAGGGATGCCGCGGGCCAGGCGGGCGGCTCCGAGGGCTCGCGCTCCGTCCTGGACCTGGTCAACTACTTCCTGTCTCCCGAGCGGCTGACGGCCGAGAACCGCTACCACTGCGAGCCGTGCGCCTCGCTGCAGGACGCCGAGAAGGCGGTGGAGCTGAGCCAGGGCCCGCGCTACCTCATCCTCACGCTGCTGCGCTTCGCCTTCGACCTGCGCACCATGCGCCGCCGCAAGATCCTGGACGACGTGGCCATCCCCCTGCTGCTGCGCCTGCCGCTGGCCGGGGGCCGCGGCCAGGCCTACGACCTGTGCAGCGTCGTGGTGCACTCGGGCGTGTCCTCGGAGAGCGGCCACTACTACTGCTACGCCCGCGAGGGGACCGCCCGCCCGCCCCCGGACCGGCCGGAGGCCGAGAACCAGTGGTACCTGTTCAACGACACGCGCGTGTCCTTCTCCTCCTTCGAGTCGGTCAGCAACGTCACCTCCTTCTTCCCCAAGGACACGGCCTACGTGCTCTTCTATCGGCAGCGGCCCGGGGAGGGGCCCGGGCCGGAGCCTGGCTCCCCCAGGGCCTGGGCAGAGCCCACCCTCCACAAGGACTTGATGGAAGCCATTTCCAAAGACAACACCTTGTACCTGCAGGTGAGTCACCTGCTGGCGCCCCTTGCCTGCCCTCGGGTGGAGAAGGGCAGGTGGTGGTGCGGTGTGGGCCCCCCACGCCCCGGCCTCCAGTCGGATGGGTCAGTCCCCCTCCCCGCTTGTGTCcgcaggagcaggagaaggaggcGAGGAGCAGGGCCGCCTACATCTCCGCGCTCCCGGCTTCACCTCACTGGGGGCGGGGCTTTGACAAGGACAAGGATGAGGACGAAGGCTCTCCAGGGGGCTGCAACCCTGCCGGTGGCAACGGGGGTGACTTCCACAGACTGGTCTTCTAATGCGAACCCTGGCCCCCGGCCTGCTTCTACCTGTATGGGCCACCTCAGCCAAcctgcggtgggggtggggggtggccttGACCTCTTCCTTCTGGGAGCCAGGTCCGGGCAGGCAGAGGTGCTCTGCCAGGTGGGGTCTGCGGCAACTGGCCTAGCCAGGAGGGTCTGGAGACAGACCCATCTACAGGTGGGAAAGATAGGTGGTCTTCAGGCTGGGATATGGAGGTGCCATCCAAGCCACTGAATTGGGACCCCCCCAATCCTGGCATCGGTCCCATGAAGACTACACCCAAGTGTCCTGGTGAACTTGCCGCAGCTTAGATGGACACGCTCTGAGCTTTGCTCGTCCTGGCGCCCCCACTCTGCCCCACCCGACGCTCCTGGACCAAGGGAAGCTGCTGTTCAGGAAACAGAACCTCACCGCTTCTTTCCCTGCCAAGCATCATTTCCGCCCCAAGTCCTGCCCGAGAACCATGGCTCCAGTGTCAACTGCAGAGCAGGCCCCCAACCTGGGCTCAAGGCAGGGGGTGTCGGGCTACACCTGGGGCCTTGCCTGTGTTTCTGCCTCTACCACACCCAAATGGCTGGGCCAGGGCGGGTTAGGGGCCACCCACGCGGGTGCCTTATATAGGTTCTGAATATAAGAGGGGTTCTGAGAAGAGGGGTGAGAAGCTGTCTGTCACGGGACCAGAGGCCAAGAATGGCATCAGGTCCCCCACCACAAGCCATGAAACTGAGGGGAGACCAGCTTCCCTCACAGGGAGAAGCCTGGAACCCCAACTTTCTCCCTTCCATCCTGCcccgtcagtgctgagatgccaccATTTGCACCCCTCTGGTTAGGGAAGAGGCCTTATTTGACTGCAGGTAATTGTCTGTCTGGACGCCAGCGTCCATTCCGAGGAAGGCTGGCTGGCCTAGATGGTGGGGAGAGCAGGGCTGGGCCCTGGAGTGGAGACACGGATGGTGGCCCTTGAGGGGTGGATTGGGGTGGGCTCGATGAAGAGCAGATGTTGACATCATGGGCAATAACTCCCAGAGAACAGAGAGCAGCAGCCGTGTTCTCAAACAGGAATTAAAATAAGTTCTTTGAACCCTTTTCAGGAGTCGTTCTTGACTGTCCCCACGGCTGTGCAGTCTTGGGTTTCACAGTGTCCGGGCAGTGCCCAGGGTGGGGTCTGGCAGAGGCCTCTCATTCTGTATGACCTGGGGCACACTTCCCGCCCTGGCTTTCCCTGGGCAGGGTCCTTTTGCACCCACCCTGCCCACCCCTCTTGGAGAACAAAGAGGACACACTGCTGACTTGGGAGACACACTGAGCATGGAAGGTGAGAGCCCTCCGTGAACCAGAGACCCACACTcctgccatctagctgattctGATCAATGCGGGCCCTATAGAATACAAACGCCCTGGGGTTTCAAGACtcagtctttaagggagtagaaaacctcacctgtctcccaaggagtggttgacagttttgaactgctgaccttgtgttttgcAGGCCAACTTGGAAAGTGCGCTGTACCTAAAGGGGCAGACCTGACTCGTGCAGCTGCTGGCCCAGGGAAGTAAGGGTGCTTTTCTTGGTCCTGAAGTGCCTCCCCGAGCACCAGTGAGGAGTCCTGAGCCTCCAGAGGGCGGGTGGACACAGTCTGGGCTGGGGAGTTTCTTCTTAAGATGCTAGCAAGGGGAGGGTGTCGCTTTATCAGGTCGTGCTGGAGCCCCAATTTCTTGGAATTTTAGACCCAAGCTTCAATGACTCCGTGTTACCCCTCCAATACATGTGGCCAATACCAGATTCCAGCTTTCCCCTGGAGAAAGCTGgctggggtggaggagggaaggggcctCTCCTGGGCTAGACTTGTGCATCAGCCTGGGAAGAGCCAGGAGGTGGCTGAGCGGGAGAGCGGCATAGGGCAGTCCTGCATGCAGGGCCCCCTGTGCACCCACTCTGCCCACCC contains the following coding sequences:
- the USP35 gene encoding ubiquitin carboxyl-terminal hydrolase 35, with the translated sequence MDKILEAVVTSSYPASVKQGLVRRVLEAARQPLEREQCLALLALGARLYMGGPDELPRRVGCQLLHVAGRHHPDVFAEFFSARRVLRLLQSGAGPPGARALACVQLGLQLLPEGPAADEVRALLRREVLRAVCERPGPAACAQVARLLARHPSCVPDGPHRLLFCQQLVRCLGRFRCPAEGEEGAVGFLEQAQQVSGLLAQLWRQQPAAILPCLKELFAVISSAEEEPPSSALASVVQHLPLELMDGVIRNLSNDDSVTDSQMLTAISRMIDWVSWPLGKNIDKWIIALLKGLAAVKKFSILIEVSLAKIEKVFSKLLYPIVRGAALSVLKYMLLTFQHSHEAFHLLLPHIPPMVASLLKEDSNSGSSCLEQLAELVHCMVFRFPGFPDLYEPIMEAIQDLHVPNEDRIKQLLGQDAWTSQKSELAGFYPRLMAKSDTGKIGLINLGNTCYVNSILQALFMASDFRHCVLRLTENNSQPLMTKLQWLFAFLELSQRPAISPENFLSASWTPWFSPGTQQDCSEYLKYLLDRLHEEERTGARICRTLQQSRSPSPPEEAPGPSPTAVEKMFGGKIVTRIRCLRCLHVSSREEAFTDLSLAFPPPERCRRRRLGSVMLPAEEARAPAPGRRQRKHCITGDVPPSVWDLAGLASPGPGPGRPRGEQAQVRAAEEGEGGAEAAAAAAAGEDPREQERQEEQKEEEKEEEKGEKEKEKEAENEKEEDEHSPAPGARRDAAGQAGGSEGSRSVLDLVNYFLSPERLTAENRYHCEPCASLQDAEKAVELSQGPRYLILTLLRFAFDLRTMRRRKILDDVAIPLLLRLPLAGGRGQAYDLCSVVVHSGVSSESGHYYCYAREGTARPPPDRPEAENQWYLFNDTRVSFSSFESVSNVTSFFPKDTAYVLFYRQRPGEGPGPEPGSPRAWAEPTLHKDLMEAISKDNTLYLQEQEKEARSRAAYISALPASPHWGRGFDKDKDEDEGSPGGCNPAGGNGGDFHRLVF